Proteins encoded in a region of the Vitis riparia cultivar Riparia Gloire de Montpellier isolate 1030 chromosome 7, EGFV_Vit.rip_1.0, whole genome shotgun sequence genome:
- the LOC117918550 gene encoding uncharacterized protein LOC117918550 isoform X2, with the protein MEGGRSEMGVTEIVTPVDSMDCSLVFHVVKDVLGFVLYMHQQIPSILQDISVEFDALHTEFKELEVVPTETEVASSRRRRIGRMREVRQGIRRLQKFMDAFSGLQTALQLMLSEVPDIQGIILVLGASPIRPQHVYEFRFSHGRVVPGGACNFIKSRAAEGLSRKAIRALISKGAGSASYTGPTKLFLLVRASSSFNLPLHFLPKRDFRYSKKIIPFRLQLKCRTRNQEMDTPHHDSQTANSSSINLTDSSSDDLIWFQCRHVIKGLASKAPSMEE; encoded by the exons ATGGAAGGAGGAAGATCGGAGATGGGGGTCACTGAGATCGTGACGCCGGTCGATTCAATGGACTGCTCTCTCGTCTTCCATGTCGTCAAAGACGTCCTAGGTTTCGTCCTTTACATGCACCAGCAAATCCCTTC AATTTTGCAGGATATTAGTGTTGAGTTTGATGCACTGCATACTGAATTCAAAGAGTTG GAAGTGGTTCCCACAGAAACTGAAGTGGCATCTTCTCGAAGAAGACGAATTGGGAGAATGAGAGAGGTCAGGCAGGGGATTAGGAGACTGCAGAAGTTCATGGATGCTTTTTCTGGGCTCCAAACTGCATTGCAACTGATGCTTAGTGAGGTTCCTGATATCCAAGGAATCATTTTGGTTCTTGGAGCCAGCCCAATTCGGCCACAACATGTTTATGAGTTTCGATTTTCACATGGAAGGGTTGTTCCTGGAGGTGCTtgcaatttcattaaaagcagAGCTGCAGAAGGTCTTTCAAGAAAG GCTATTCGGGCGCTGATCTCAAAGGGTGCGGGCTCTGCTTCCTATACAG gtCCTACCAAACTGTTTCTATTGGTTAGAGCTTCCTCTTCTTTCAATCTACCACTGCATTTTCTTCCCAAGCGTGACTTCAGATACAGCAAAAAG ATAATACCTTTCAGATTGCAGCTTAAGTGCAGAACCCGAAATCAGGAAATGGACACTCCCCATCATGATTCCCAAACTGCTAACAGCAGCTCCATCAATTTAACAGATTCTAGTTCAGATGATTTAATCTG
- the LOC117918550 gene encoding uncharacterized protein LOC117918550 isoform X1, translating to MEGGRSEMGVTEIVTPVDSMDCSLVFHVVKDVLGFVLYMHQQIPSILQDISVEFDALHTEFKELEVVPTETEVASSRRRRIGRMREVRQGIRRLQKFMDAFSGLQTALQLMLSEVPDIQGIILVLGASPIRPQHVYEFRFSHGRVVPGGACNFIKSRAAEGLSRKFLGQAIRALISKGAGSASYTGPTKLFLLVRASSSFNLPLHFLPKRDFRYSKKIIPFRLQLKCRTRNQEMDTPHHDSQTANSSSINLTDSSSDDLIWFQCRHVIKGLASKAPSMEE from the exons ATGGAAGGAGGAAGATCGGAGATGGGGGTCACTGAGATCGTGACGCCGGTCGATTCAATGGACTGCTCTCTCGTCTTCCATGTCGTCAAAGACGTCCTAGGTTTCGTCCTTTACATGCACCAGCAAATCCCTTC AATTTTGCAGGATATTAGTGTTGAGTTTGATGCACTGCATACTGAATTCAAAGAGTTG GAAGTGGTTCCCACAGAAACTGAAGTGGCATCTTCTCGAAGAAGACGAATTGGGAGAATGAGAGAGGTCAGGCAGGGGATTAGGAGACTGCAGAAGTTCATGGATGCTTTTTCTGGGCTCCAAACTGCATTGCAACTGATGCTTAGTGAGGTTCCTGATATCCAAGGAATCATTTTGGTTCTTGGAGCCAGCCCAATTCGGCCACAACATGTTTATGAGTTTCGATTTTCACATGGAAGGGTTGTTCCTGGAGGTGCTtgcaatttcattaaaagcagAGCTGCAGAAGGTCTTTCAAGAAAG TTCCTTGGGCAGGCTATTCGGGCGCTGATCTCAAAGGGTGCGGGCTCTGCTTCCTATACAG gtCCTACCAAACTGTTTCTATTGGTTAGAGCTTCCTCTTCTTTCAATCTACCACTGCATTTTCTTCCCAAGCGTGACTTCAGATACAGCAAAAAG ATAATACCTTTCAGATTGCAGCTTAAGTGCAGAACCCGAAATCAGGAAATGGACACTCCCCATCATGATTCCCAAACTGCTAACAGCAGCTCCATCAATTTAACAGATTCTAGTTCAGATGATTTAATCTG
- the LOC117918549 gene encoding preprotein translocase subunit SCY2, chloroplastic translates to MRVQWMEHEQRSRGLEHGDEHFRFFMCTRATLDCLSGASLAMEATLLSSHHFNPRFFSPKPFKFPGGQVEHGLQLCCPFYARTNVSLKLISSESSARRFLLLSRPFLSRANKKLCVNFSEQLRSDYLNAEATPLQSVNDELFPQRHDDGSDVFGPHDVNNSETLQPRTKMFRNRFLNFARLGSVLNNAAESFFKSEIRRRLFVTAVLLVISRVGYFIPLPGFDRRLMPEDYLSFVSGSVDELGDFAGELKLSLFQLGISPQIAASILMQVLCHVVPSLVKLRKEGLDGHEKIKSYIWWISLGFAILEALVLACYSLTYSVYAASHRVKHVMVTTLFLVCGAMTMTWICDKISESGFGQGSSLIICVGILTGYTDTLYKMLVQLSGGAVSWWPYILAVLGVFTIVTMWAVVVTEGCRKIKLQYYGFKLASATRDDSPITEVEPYIPFNINPSGMQPVLTTAYLLAFPSILASLLRSPFWEHIKEILNPETSIGAEPWVYYSIYAFFVFVFNIFDIANMPKEIADYLNKMGARIPNIKPGKATIAYLTKIQASTRFWGGLLLSFLATMSTILDHYLRRINQGFSIGFTSVLIIVGSIIELRRSYQAYNVMPDLSKALRRYGV, encoded by the exons ATGCGGGTTCAGTGGATGGAACATGAGCAGCGAAGTAGAGGATTGGAGCATGGAGATGAGCACTTTCGCTTTTTCATGTGTACCAGAGCAACTTTGGACTGTCTGAGCGGTGCGAGTCTCGCCATGGAAGCAACTCTTCTGAGCTCTCATCATTTCAATCCCCGATTCTTCTCTCCAAAACCCTTCAAATTTCCAG GTGGACAGGTTGAACATGGTCTCCAATTATGTTGTCCATTTTACGCTAGAACCAATGTTTCCCTTAAGTTGATCTCGTCAGAATCTAGTGCAAGGCGTTTTTTGCTGTTAAGCAGACCATTCTTGTCCAGAGCAAACAAAAAGTTGTGTGTTAATTTTTCAGAGCAGCTTCGAAGTGACTATTTGAATGCTGAGGCAACACCTTTGCAGTCTGTAAATGATGAATTATTTCCACAAAGACATGATGATGGATCAGATGTCTTTGGCCCCCACGATGTTAATAACTCAGAGACCTTACAGCCCAGAACTAAAATGTTCAGAAatagatttttgaattttgcaCGGCTGGGTTCTGTGCTGAATAATGCTGCTGAATCTTTTTTCAAGAGTGAGATAAGACGGAGATTATTTGTGACAGCAGTATTGCTTGTAATTAGTCGTGTTGGATATTTCATTCCTTTACCCGGGTTTGATAGAAGGCTGATGCCTGAGGACTATCTTAGCTTTGTTTCAGGATCCGTTG ATGAACTTGGTGATTTTGCAGGAGAGCTTAAGCTGTCCCTTTTCCAGCTTGGAATCAGTCCTCAGATAGCAGCCTCCATTCTTATGCAG GTACTTTGTCATGTTGTTCCTTCCTTAGTGAAGCTGCGGAAAGAAGGCTTGGACGGCCATGAGAAGATTAAGAGTTATAT ATGGTGGATCTCACTTGGCTTTGCAATATTAGAGGCTCTTGTACTTGCTTGTTATTCGCTTACATATTCAGTCTATGCAGCTAGTCACAG GGTCAAGCATGTGATGGTTACAACTCTTTTCTTAGTATGTGGTGCAATGACTATGACATGGATCTGTGACAAAATATCAGAATCTGGATTTG GTCAAGGATCATCTCTAATCATATGTGTGGGAATTTTGACTGGATATACGGACACGTTATACAAGATGTTGGTTCAGCTATCAG GTGGTGCTGTGAGTTGGTGGCCATATATCCTTGCAGTATTAGGCGTTTTCACTATAGTCACGATGTGGGCTGTTGTTGTAACTGAGGGTTGCAGGAAAATCAAGCTGCAGTACTATGGCTTCAAACTTGCCTCTGCTACAAG AGATGACTCTCCAATTACAGAGGTGGAGCCTTATATTCCCTTCAATATTAATCCATCAGGAATGCAGCCTGTTCTCACCACTGCCTATCTCTTGGCATTCCCCAGCATTCTTGCAAG TCTCCTACGTTCGCCCTTCTGGGAACACATCAAAGAGATATTGAACCCTGAAACTTCTATTGGTGCAGAGCCATGGGTTTACTattcaatttatgcattttttgtctttgttttcaATATATTTGACATT GCCAACATGCCAAAGGAAATTGCTGATTACTTAAATAAGATGGGTGCCAGAATACCAAACATAAAGCCTGGAAAGGCCACCATAGCATACCTAACAAAGATACAGGCATCGACACGTTTTTGGG GGGGGCTGTTACTCAGTTTCTTGGCTACAATGTCAACAATACTTGATCATTATTTACGCCGTATCAATCAGGGATTTTCAATAGGGTTTACATCAGTTCTTATCATT GTGGGTTCCATCATTGAACTCAGAAGATCTTATCAAGCATATAACGTAATGCCAGATTTGAGCAAAGCTCTAAGACGGTATGGTGTATGA
- the LOC117917619 gene encoding ARM REPEAT PROTEIN INTERACTING WITH ABF2-like isoform X1 — MEKLGVASARKSLKRKLEEEFEEDGRLDALSQPHALRELVREVSAHVSVLNSALSSSEADRSAAKRAVHVLTELAKNDEIANVIVDCQVVPALVGHLQSPPPLVEGDSSPIPFEHEVEKGCALALGLLAVKPEHQQLIVDAGALPHLVELLKRHRSGYKTRAVNSVVRRAADAITNLAHENSNIKTRVRIEGGIPPLVELLKFIDTKVQKAAAGALRTLAFKNDENKNQIVECNALPMLILMLRSEDTGVHYEAIGVIGNLVHSSPNIKKDVLLAGALQPVIELLRSSCSESQREAALLLGQFAAADSDCKAHIVQRGAVQPLIDMLQSPDVQLREMSAFALGRLAQDHHNQAGIAHNGGMVPLLKLLDSRNGSLQHNAAFALYGLADNEDNVADLVRVGGVQKLQEGVFNAQPTKDCVAKTLKRLEEKIHGRVLNHLLYLMRVAEKSVQRRVVLALAHLCSLEHQKIIFIDGHGINHYANSFGLELLLELLESTSVKHQQDASVALYKLANKATSLCVVDAAPLSPTPQVYLGEQYVNNSTLSDVTFLVEGKRFYAHRICLLASSDAFRAMFDGGYREKDAQDIEIPNIRWDVFELMMRYIYTGSVDVNLDIAQDLLRAADQYLLEGLKRLCEYAIAQDISVENVSLMYELSEAFNAMTLRHTCILYILEHFEKLTVKPWCSRLIQCILPEIRKFFREALTKPVEPILTLST; from the exons ATGGAAAAGCTTGGAGTAGCGTCTGCAAGGAAGAGCCTGAAGCGAAAGCTCGAAGAGGAGTTCGAAGAGGATGGCAGACTGGATGCTCTCTCACAACCCCACGCGCTTCGCGAACTGGTGCGCGAGGTCAGCGCGCATGTCAGCGTTCTCAACTCTGCTCTCTCTTCGTCCGAAGCCGATCGATCCGCTGCTAAGCGCGCCGTTCATGTTCTGACCGAACTCGCAAAGAACG ATGAAATTGCGAATGTGATTGTTGATTGCCAAGTTGTGCCGGCTCTGGTTGGGCATCTTCAGTCACCTCCACCCTTGGTAGAAGGTGACAGTAGCCCGATTCCATTTGAGCATGAGGTTGAGAAAGGGTGTGCCCTTGCACTCGGACTCCTTGCTGTAAAG CCAGAGCATCAACAACTCATTGTCGATGCAGGGGCTCTGCCTCATCTTGTGGAACTCCTAAAGAGGCATAGGTCTGGTTATAAAACTCGGGCTGTCAATAGTGTTGTAAGGAGAGCAGCCGATGCAATAACAAACCTAGCTCATGAGAACAGTAACATCAAAACCCGTGTCAG GATTGAAGGTGGTATCCCGCCCCTTGTTGAGTTGCTTAAATTCATTGACACAAAGGTTCAGAAAGCAGCTGCAGGAGCTTTGCGAACCCTCGcatttaaaaatgatgaaaataaaaatcag ATTGTGGAGTGCAATGCTTTACCTATGCTTATTCTAATGCTCAGATCTGAGGACACGGGTGTACACTATGAAGCG ATTGGTGTGATTGGGAATCTGGTTCACTCATCCCCCAACATAAAGAAAGATGTCCTTCTTGCTGGAGCTTTACAACCTGTTATTGAGTTGCTCAG GTCCAGCTGTTCTGAGAGCCAAAGAGAGGCAGCTTTGTTACTTGGGCAATTTGCTGCTGCTGATTCAGATTGCAAG GCACACATTGTACAGAGAGGTGCTGTCCAACCATTAATTGATATGCTCCAGTCTCCTGATGTGCAGCTTAGGGAAATGTCAGCTTTTGCTCTAGGGAGGTTGGCACAG GACCATCACAACCAAGCTGGAATTGCTCATAATGGAGGTATGGTGCCATTGTTGAAGCTTCTTGATTCAAGAAATGGATCTCTTCAACACAATGCTGCATTTGCTCTGTATGGTCTTGCAGATAATGAG GATAATGTTGCAGACCTTGTCAGGGTTGGAGGTGTTCAAAAACTTCAAGAGGGGGTATTCAATGCCCAA CCAACTAAGGATTGTGTGGCAAAGACATTGAAAAGATTAGAGGAGAAGATTCATGGACGA GTATTGAACCATCTATTATATCTAATGAGGGTAGCAGAGAAGTCTGTACAAAGACGAGTTGTTCTGGCTCTTGCTCATCTGTGTTCCCTTGAacatcaaaaaattatttttattgatggcCATGGTATAAATCACTATGCCAACTCTTTTG GATTAGAGTTGCTGTTGGAGCTTCTTGAATCTACAAGCGTGAAGCACCAACAAGATGCTTCAGTGGCATTGTACAAGTTGGCTAACAAAGCTACTTCACTCTGTGTTGTGGATGCAGCTCCTCTATCACCAACACCCCAG GTGTATTTGGGTGAGCAGTATGTTAACAATTCTACACTCTCTGATGTTACATTCCTAGTTGAAG GGAAACGGTTCTATGCTCACAGAATTTGTCTACTTGCTTCTTCTGATGCGTTTCGTGCTATGTTTGATGGAGGTTACCGG GAGAAGGATGCTCAAGACATAGAGATCCCCAATATTAGATGGGATGTCTTTGAGTTGATGATGAG ATACATATACACAGGATCAGTGGATGTCAATTTAGATATTGCACAGGATCTTCTCAGAGCTGCTGATCAGTATCTTTTAGAAGGACTTAAGCGTCTCTGTGAATATGCAATTGCACAG gaCATTTCTGTGGAAAATGTTTCGCTCATGTATGAGTTATCAGAGGCCTTTAACGCAATGACACTGAGACACACTTGCATCCTGTATATTTTGGAGCACTTTGAGAAATTGACTGTTAAGCCATG GTGCTCTCGTCTGATCCAATGTATATTACCAGAAATCCGCAAATTCTTCAGAGAAGCACTTACCAAGCCGGTCGAACCAATCCTGACCTTGTCGACATGA
- the LOC117917619 gene encoding ARM REPEAT PROTEIN INTERACTING WITH ABF2-like isoform X2, whose protein sequence is MEKLGVASARKSLKRKLEEEFEEDGRLDALSQPHALRELVREVSAHVSVLNSALSSSEADRSAAKRAVHVLTELAKNDEIANVIVDCQVVPALVGHLQSPPPLVEGDSSPIPFEHEVEKGCALALGLLAVKPEHQQLIVDAGALPHLVELLKRHRSGYKTRAVNSVVRRAADAITNLAHENSNIKTRVRIEGGIPPLVELLKFIDTKVQKAAAGALRTLAFKNDENKNQIVECNALPMLILMLRSEDTGVHYEAIGVIGNLVHSSPNIKKDVLLAGALQPVIELLRSSCSESQREAALLLGQFAAADSDCKAHIVQRGAVQPLIDMLQSPDVQLREMSAFALGRLAQDHHNQAGIAHNGGMVPLLKLLDSRNGSLQHNAAFALYGLADNEDNVADLVRVGGVQKLQEGVFNAQPTKDCVAKTLKRLEEKIHGRVLNHLLYLMRVAEKSVQRRVVLALAHLCSLEHQKIIFIDGHGLELLLELLESTSVKHQQDASVALYKLANKATSLCVVDAAPLSPTPQVYLGEQYVNNSTLSDVTFLVEGKRFYAHRICLLASSDAFRAMFDGGYREKDAQDIEIPNIRWDVFELMMRYIYTGSVDVNLDIAQDLLRAADQYLLEGLKRLCEYAIAQDISVENVSLMYELSEAFNAMTLRHTCILYILEHFEKLTVKPWCSRLIQCILPEIRKFFREALTKPVEPILTLST, encoded by the exons ATGGAAAAGCTTGGAGTAGCGTCTGCAAGGAAGAGCCTGAAGCGAAAGCTCGAAGAGGAGTTCGAAGAGGATGGCAGACTGGATGCTCTCTCACAACCCCACGCGCTTCGCGAACTGGTGCGCGAGGTCAGCGCGCATGTCAGCGTTCTCAACTCTGCTCTCTCTTCGTCCGAAGCCGATCGATCCGCTGCTAAGCGCGCCGTTCATGTTCTGACCGAACTCGCAAAGAACG ATGAAATTGCGAATGTGATTGTTGATTGCCAAGTTGTGCCGGCTCTGGTTGGGCATCTTCAGTCACCTCCACCCTTGGTAGAAGGTGACAGTAGCCCGATTCCATTTGAGCATGAGGTTGAGAAAGGGTGTGCCCTTGCACTCGGACTCCTTGCTGTAAAG CCAGAGCATCAACAACTCATTGTCGATGCAGGGGCTCTGCCTCATCTTGTGGAACTCCTAAAGAGGCATAGGTCTGGTTATAAAACTCGGGCTGTCAATAGTGTTGTAAGGAGAGCAGCCGATGCAATAACAAACCTAGCTCATGAGAACAGTAACATCAAAACCCGTGTCAG GATTGAAGGTGGTATCCCGCCCCTTGTTGAGTTGCTTAAATTCATTGACACAAAGGTTCAGAAAGCAGCTGCAGGAGCTTTGCGAACCCTCGcatttaaaaatgatgaaaataaaaatcag ATTGTGGAGTGCAATGCTTTACCTATGCTTATTCTAATGCTCAGATCTGAGGACACGGGTGTACACTATGAAGCG ATTGGTGTGATTGGGAATCTGGTTCACTCATCCCCCAACATAAAGAAAGATGTCCTTCTTGCTGGAGCTTTACAACCTGTTATTGAGTTGCTCAG GTCCAGCTGTTCTGAGAGCCAAAGAGAGGCAGCTTTGTTACTTGGGCAATTTGCTGCTGCTGATTCAGATTGCAAG GCACACATTGTACAGAGAGGTGCTGTCCAACCATTAATTGATATGCTCCAGTCTCCTGATGTGCAGCTTAGGGAAATGTCAGCTTTTGCTCTAGGGAGGTTGGCACAG GACCATCACAACCAAGCTGGAATTGCTCATAATGGAGGTATGGTGCCATTGTTGAAGCTTCTTGATTCAAGAAATGGATCTCTTCAACACAATGCTGCATTTGCTCTGTATGGTCTTGCAGATAATGAG GATAATGTTGCAGACCTTGTCAGGGTTGGAGGTGTTCAAAAACTTCAAGAGGGGGTATTCAATGCCCAA CCAACTAAGGATTGTGTGGCAAAGACATTGAAAAGATTAGAGGAGAAGATTCATGGACGA GTATTGAACCATCTATTATATCTAATGAGGGTAGCAGAGAAGTCTGTACAAAGACGAGTTGTTCTGGCTCTTGCTCATCTGTGTTCCCTTGAacatcaaaaaattatttttattgatggcCATG GATTAGAGTTGCTGTTGGAGCTTCTTGAATCTACAAGCGTGAAGCACCAACAAGATGCTTCAGTGGCATTGTACAAGTTGGCTAACAAAGCTACTTCACTCTGTGTTGTGGATGCAGCTCCTCTATCACCAACACCCCAG GTGTATTTGGGTGAGCAGTATGTTAACAATTCTACACTCTCTGATGTTACATTCCTAGTTGAAG GGAAACGGTTCTATGCTCACAGAATTTGTCTACTTGCTTCTTCTGATGCGTTTCGTGCTATGTTTGATGGAGGTTACCGG GAGAAGGATGCTCAAGACATAGAGATCCCCAATATTAGATGGGATGTCTTTGAGTTGATGATGAG ATACATATACACAGGATCAGTGGATGTCAATTTAGATATTGCACAGGATCTTCTCAGAGCTGCTGATCAGTATCTTTTAGAAGGACTTAAGCGTCTCTGTGAATATGCAATTGCACAG gaCATTTCTGTGGAAAATGTTTCGCTCATGTATGAGTTATCAGAGGCCTTTAACGCAATGACACTGAGACACACTTGCATCCTGTATATTTTGGAGCACTTTGAGAAATTGACTGTTAAGCCATG GTGCTCTCGTCTGATCCAATGTATATTACCAGAAATCCGCAAATTCTTCAGAGAAGCACTTACCAAGCCGGTCGAACCAATCCTGACCTTGTCGACATGA